DNA from Mycolicibacterium alvei:
GCCGAGTTGCAGCGACGCCTGGGATTGATGGTCGAGAGTGTGACCCGGTTCGGGGCACACACCAACCTGGACTCGGTTCCCACCAGCCGGTACGTCTGGGAGCTGGCGTCTCAACCGTCCCGGTAGGCGATATCCGGCCGCGCATCGTTACGCGGCGACGCGGCCTACGCCAGGAGCGTCAAGACGATCCAGCCGACGACGGCCGACGGCAGCATCGCGTCGATCCGGTCCATGATCCCGCCGTGGCCGGGTAGCAGTGTTCCCATGTCCTTGATGCCGAGGTCGCGCTTGATCTGCGATTCCACGAGGTCGCCGAGCACACCGGTGATCACCAGCACCACGCCCAGCGGCAGGCCCACCCACGCGGGTTTGTCCAGTAGAAACGCGACCGAGACGACGGCAGCGGCGACGCCGAATACCAGCGAGCCGAAGAGGCCCTCCCAGGACTTCTTGGGGCTGATCGCCGGCGCCATCAGGTGCCTACCGAACAGGACGCCCGCGACATAACCACCGATGTCGGCGAAGACGACCGTCACGATGATGGTGAACACCCGGGCCCCGCCGTGGTCGGCGAAGATCAGGAGGGCGGTGAAGGCCGCGAACAACGGCACCCAGGTAGCCAGCAGGACCGTGGCCGCGATATCGCGCAGGTAGTTGATGGGTTGCTGGTTCAGGCCTTGCCCGATCAGGCGCCACACCATGCAGACGACGATGGTGCCGGCATAGGCGCCCAGGAGGCCCGCGGCCCCGAATGGCCAGGTCAGCCAGATCATCGCCTGCCCGCCGAGCAGCAGCGGCACGGTGGGCAGCGCATAGCCGTGTTCGCGCATCCGCCGGATCACCTCGTGGGTGGCGATGGCGATCGCGACGGCCAGCAGCGGCAGCCACCAGAGGGGCGCAAAGAGCAGGGTGCCTATCGCAAGGGCACCCAGGGCCACGCCGACGGCGATTGCGGCCGGCAGGTCGCGGCCGGCGCGCGAGGTTTTCTGTGGTGGCTCAGTCTGTGCCACGGGACTCGGGTGCTGGAGGTCGCCTAGACCTCCAGCAACTCGCCTTCCTTGT
Protein-coding regions in this window:
- a CDS encoding phosphatidate cytidylyltransferase, with the protein product MAQTEPPQKTSRAGRDLPAAIAVGVALGALAIGTLLFAPLWWLPLLAVAIAIATHEVIRRMREHGYALPTVPLLLGGQAMIWLTWPFGAAGLLGAYAGTIVVCMVWRLIGQGLNQQPINYLRDIAATVLLATWVPLFAAFTALLIFADHGGARVFTIIVTVVFADIGGYVAGVLFGRHLMAPAISPKKSWEGLFGSLVFGVAAAVVSVAFLLDKPAWVGLPLGVVLVITGVLGDLVESQIKRDLGIKDMGTLLPGHGGIMDRIDAMLPSAVVGWIVLTLLA